The Fluviicola sp. genome contains a region encoding:
- a CDS encoding T9SS type A sorting domain-containing protein, with the protein MKKQITLLASALFVAGISSAQVSKSFVQKKPLKITTSKSVLANGSDEKNGGDVIWSSDFSTASDWTMGNAGTGVQGAFQIGAYPANFTQYITGTTTGLTAPMAFFDGIQYLLSGPVGIQNAWMQTPTIDLSASEVISVSFNQIYRRFNHDALYVEVSTDNGATWTLSKQVNTDAVGNGPTLRNVLTTDFLIGPGVTQGKIRVRWESLTADDNFGSGYGWAIDNFEVIEGYENNIKLTDAYYAYGTQNLTATIMPATQAATAGKTSFGAEIENVGSATQPISFNVTSGAFTATSTQADIAPFADDSLDISFANGFTIPSTVGTYNFKYTVLSDSILDFGIDDTITTPFAVSNNIYAVDTYTGPNSITGSFNGWATQTGDPQIGTLFEIFANDNVGAVQIGIGNVSPSQQDDYIGLSVYASIYKWNATSESFDYISRSEEDHEIVAADFGKLIMCYFPDLPQLTSGGLYLVTAGSYNGAEVPIAFAGKIIAGNTMGYNDGGISAIGLASDGDKVEAPVVRLDFNDYTGIKEFTSASNVSVYPNPFVGTTEVKFDLKADASVSAVVTDLSGRTVATVPASQMAAGSQTIAIDGTSFQAGIYNVTLKVGNETTTKRIVKK; encoded by the coding sequence ATGAAAAAACAAATTACACTTTTAGCTTCGGCTTTATTTGTTGCTGGTATTTCCTCGGCACAGGTAAGCAAAAGCTTCGTTCAAAAGAAACCATTAAAAATTACAACGTCAAAATCAGTGTTGGCTAATGGTTCTGATGAAAAAAATGGAGGAGATGTGATCTGGTCAAGTGATTTTTCCACTGCCTCAGATTGGACTATGGGTAATGCCGGTACAGGTGTACAAGGTGCTTTCCAAATCGGAGCATATCCTGCAAACTTTACACAATATATTACAGGTACAACAACAGGTTTAACTGCACCGATGGCGTTTTTTGACGGTATTCAATACCTTCTTTCAGGGCCGGTTGGAATCCAAAATGCCTGGATGCAAACACCAACTATTGATTTGTCTGCATCAGAAGTTATCTCTGTAAGCTTCAACCAGATTTACCGTCGTTTCAACCACGATGCACTATACGTTGAAGTAAGTACGGATAACGGTGCTACCTGGACGCTTTCCAAACAAGTAAATACAGATGCTGTTGGAAACGGTCCAACTTTAAGAAATGTTTTAACGACAGATTTCTTAATCGGTCCTGGGGTAACTCAAGGAAAAATCCGTGTTCGTTGGGAGTCTTTGACTGCTGATGACAACTTCGGTAGTGGATATGGTTGGGCAATCGACAACTTCGAGGTTATTGAAGGGTACGAAAACAATATCAAATTGACAGATGCATATTATGCTTACGGGACTCAAAACCTGACAGCTACAATTATGCCGGCTACTCAAGCAGCAACTGCTGGAAAAACTTCATTTGGTGCTGAAATCGAAAACGTTGGTTCTGCAACACAACCAATCAGCTTCAATGTAACTTCAGGAGCATTCACTGCAACAAGTACTCAGGCAGACATCGCTCCTTTCGCAGATGATTCCCTTGATATTTCTTTCGCAAACGGATTCACAATTCCTTCAACTGTTGGAACATACAACTTCAAATACACTGTATTGTCCGATAGTATCCTTGATTTCGGTATCGATGATACAATCACTACACCATTTGCAGTTTCAAACAATATCTATGCAGTTGATACATACACAGGTCCTAACTCAATTACAGGAAGCTTCAACGGATGGGCTACTCAAACGGGAGATCCTCAAATCGGAACTTTGTTCGAAATTTTCGCTAACGACAATGTAGGTGCGGTTCAAATCGGAATCGGAAACGTAAGTCCTTCTCAACAAGATGATTACATCGGTTTATCTGTATATGCTTCTATCTATAAGTGGAATGCAACTTCTGAATCATTTGATTATATCTCCAGATCTGAAGAAGATCATGAGATCGTTGCTGCAGACTTCGGAAAATTGATTATGTGTTACTTCCCTGATCTTCCGCAATTAACTTCCGGAGGTCTTTACCTTGTAACAGCTGGTTCATACAACGGCGCTGAAGTTCCAATCGCATTCGCTGGTAAAATTATCGCTGGTAACACAATGGGTTACAACGACGGTGGAATTAGTGCTATCGGTTTAGCTTCTGACGGAGATAAAGTTGAAGCTCCGGTTGTTCGTTTGGATTTCAACGATTACACAGGAATCAAAGAATTCACTTCTGCAAGTAACGTATCGGTTTACCCTAACCCATTCGTTGGAACAACTGAAGTGAAGTTCGACTTGAAAGCTGACGCTAGCGTTTCTGCTGTTGTTACAGATCTTTCCGGACGTACAGTTGCTACAGTTCCTGCATCTCAAATGGCTGCTGGTTCTCAAACTATCGCTATCGATGGTACTAGCTTCCAGGCTGGAATCTACAACGTAACATTGAAAGTTGGTAACGAAACAACAACAAAACGTATCGTTAAGAAATAA
- a CDS encoding YqaA family protein: protein MVEWGLIGLFGMCFLASTILPFPSEATLLFFLNSGNYSPVSVLLVASLGNCLGGSTNYLLGYYGRKMLGKKHLMRSEYLVQRYGFWTALLSWLPVIGDPLLVLLGIYRVSFWKTMALMSAGKIARYLVIFWTYLTLA from the coding sequence ATGGTCGAATGGGGTTTGATAGGTTTGTTCGGGATGTGCTTTCTGGCATCAACCATCCTTCCGTTCCCTTCAGAGGCTACGTTATTATTCTTCCTGAATTCCGGGAATTATTCTCCCGTTTCCGTTTTACTGGTTGCCAGTTTGGGAAATTGCCTGGGAGGAAGCACCAACTACCTGCTCGGTTATTACGGCAGAAAAATGCTCGGTAAAAAACATCTGATGCGAAGTGAATACCTGGTACAGCGTTATGGCTTCTGGACCGCACTTCTTTCCTGGCTTCCCGTTATCGGGGATCCTTTACTCGTTCTACTGGGAATTTACCGGGTGTCGTTTTGGAAAACCATGGCCTTGATGAGTGCAGGGAAAATTGCGCGTTACCTGGTCATCTTCTGGACCTACCTTACACTTGCTTAA
- a CDS encoding 1-deoxy-D-xylulose-5-phosphate reductoisomerase, with protein sequence MQKKGVAILGSTGSIGTQTLEVIRAYPDKFDLQVITAQSNAPLLIEQAKLFQPNAVVISDESKYQEVKDALFSEDIHVYAGNQALCQVVEFNEIQIVLTALVGYAGLRPTLAAIEAGKDIALANKETLVVAGELVTARARAKGVNIYPVDSEHSAIFQCLVGEFHNPVEKVYLTASGGPFRGWKADALKSVTPAQALKHPNWSMGAKITIDSASMMNKGLEVIEAKWLFGLKNEQIDVIVHPQSVVHSLVQFQDGSLKAQMGLPDMKLPIQFALTYPERFKTDFPRFNFLDYPQLTFEKADPETFRNLQLAYDVLEKGGTAACALNAANEISVQLFLEEKIGFLDIARINEQVMLQTPFIAAPGYEDYVETDRIAREIVLKQV encoded by the coding sequence ATGCAGAAAAAAGGTGTTGCTATTCTCGGTTCTACAGGTTCGATCGGAACGCAGACTTTGGAAGTCATCCGGGCTTATCCGGATAAGTTTGACCTGCAAGTTATTACTGCCCAATCCAATGCACCCTTATTGATCGAACAGGCAAAGCTTTTTCAGCCCAATGCGGTTGTGATCAGCGATGAAAGCAAATACCAGGAAGTAAAGGACGCCCTTTTTTCGGAAGATATTCATGTGTATGCCGGAAACCAGGCGCTTTGCCAGGTGGTTGAATTCAATGAAATACAGATCGTATTGACTGCTTTGGTAGGTTATGCCGGCCTTCGTCCTACACTTGCTGCTATCGAAGCAGGCAAGGACATTGCTTTGGCAAACAAGGAAACGCTGGTAGTTGCCGGAGAATTGGTTACTGCCCGTGCCCGTGCGAAGGGAGTTAACATTTACCCGGTTGACTCGGAACATTCAGCTATTTTTCAATGTTTGGTCGGGGAATTCCACAATCCGGTGGAGAAAGTATACCTGACAGCATCGGGCGGACCATTCCGTGGCTGGAAAGCAGATGCTTTGAAATCGGTGACACCTGCACAGGCATTGAAACACCCGAATTGGTCGATGGGAGCGAAGATTACTATTGATTCCGCTTCGATGATGAATAAAGGGCTGGAAGTGATTGAAGCAAAATGGTTGTTTGGTTTGAAGAACGAACAAATCGACGTGATCGTTCATCCGCAATCGGTAGTGCATTCCCTGGTGCAGTTCCAGGATGGCAGCCTGAAAGCACAAATGGGCCTTCCGGATATGAAATTGCCTATCCAGTTTGCTCTAACTTACCCGGAACGTTTCAAAACCGATTTTCCGCGTTTCAATTTCCTGGATTATCCGCAGCTTACATTTGAAAAGGCTGATCCGGAAACGTTCAGGAACCTGCAATTGGCTTATGATGTTTTGGAAAAAGGCGGAACAGCAGCTTGTGCACTGAATGCTGCCAACGAAATTTCGGTCCAACTTTTCCTGGAAGAAAAAATCGGCTTCCTGGATATTGCACGGATCAATGAGCAAGTGATGTTGCAAACTCCATTCATTGCTGCACCGGGTTATGAAGATTACGTGGAAACGGACCGCATTGCGCGGGAAATTGTCCTTAAGCAAGTGTAA